In Deltaproteobacteria bacterium, one DNA window encodes the following:
- a CDS encoding DUF47 domain-containing protein encodes MLRRLLPREEDFFSLFERHAALTVEGAAQFVKLVSGGQNLRALAARIKEIEHETDVITHTCVERLHTTFITPIDRDDIHRLITRMDDVMDFVESASERIALYELREMTPEVRELADVLVRATETLVKAIGGLRDLKKTQVILDACIEVNRLENEGDEILRNAVATLFREATDPLLVMKWKEVYEALENATDRCEDVANIIEGVVLEHA; translated from the coding sequence ATGCTCCGACGGCTTCTTCCGCGCGAGGAGGACTTCTTCTCGCTGTTCGAACGACACGCCGCCCTCACGGTCGAGGGCGCCGCGCAGTTCGTCAAGCTCGTGTCCGGCGGTCAGAACCTGCGCGCCCTCGCCGCTCGCATCAAGGAGATCGAGCACGAGACCGACGTCATCACGCACACCTGCGTCGAGCGCCTGCACACGACCTTCATCACGCCGATCGACCGGGACGACATCCACCGGCTCATCACCCGCATGGACGACGTCATGGACTTCGTCGAGTCGGCGTCGGAACGGATCGCGCTCTACGAGCTCCGCGAGATGACGCCGGAGGTGCGCGAGCTCGCCGACGTCCTGGTGCGGGCCACCGAGACCCTGGTGAAGGCGATCGGCGGCCTGCGCGACCTCAAGAAGACGCAGGTCATCCTGGATGCGTGCATCGAGGTGAACCGCCTCGAGAACGAAGGCGACGAGATCCTTCGCAACGCCGTCGCCACGCTCTTCCGCGAGGCCACCGACCCCCTGCTCGTCATGAAGTGGAAGGAGGTCTACGAGGCGCTCGAGAACGCCACGGACCGCTGCGAGGACGTCGCCAACATCATCGAGGGCGTCGTCCTCGAACATGCCTGA
- a CDS encoding inorganic phosphate transporter, with amino-acid sequence MPDLLIVSAIILLALIFDFVNGFHDAANSIATVVSTRVLSPRYAVIWAAFFNFIAFLFFGLHVANTIGKGIIDPAIADASVVFAALVGAIAWDLITWFYGIPSSSSHALIGGLAGAAVAKAGAGSLDSAGLTKVTVSIVLSPLIGLVLAFIFMTALFWILRRSTPARVDNWFRRGQLLSAALYSLGHGGNDAQKTMGIITVLLFATGHLHGDFHVPLWVVLACQAAMAAGTLSGGWRIVRTMGLKITKLKPVGGFCAETGGAITLFAATGLGIPVSTTHTITGAIVGVGAVTNLSAIRWGIAGRIVWAWVLTIPASAFIAGLTWSLLQLV; translated from the coding sequence ATGCCTGACCTCCTGATCGTCAGCGCCATCATCCTGTTGGCGCTGATCTTCGACTTCGTGAACGGGTTTCACGACGCCGCGAACTCGATCGCCACCGTCGTCTCGACCCGGGTGTTGTCCCCGCGCTACGCCGTCATCTGGGCGGCCTTCTTCAATTTCATCGCCTTCCTGTTCTTCGGTCTCCACGTCGCCAACACGATCGGCAAGGGCATCATCGATCCGGCGATCGCCGACGCCTCGGTCGTCTTCGCCGCGCTCGTCGGCGCCATCGCGTGGGACCTGATCACGTGGTTCTACGGGATCCCGTCGAGCTCCTCGCATGCGCTGATCGGCGGGCTCGCCGGCGCGGCGGTGGCGAAGGCGGGCGCCGGCTCGCTCGACTCCGCCGGCCTCACCAAGGTGACCGTCTCGATCGTGCTCTCCCCGCTGATCGGCCTCGTGCTGGCGTTCATCTTCATGACGGCGCTGTTCTGGATCCTGCGCCGTTCGACGCCGGCCAGGGTCGACAACTGGTTCCGGCGCGGCCAGCTCCTCTCGGCCGCCCTCTACAGTCTCGGGCACGGCGGCAACGACGCGCAGAAGACGATGGGCATCATCACGGTGCTGCTCTTCGCGACCGGCCATCTGCACGGCGACTTCCACGTCCCGCTCTGGGTGGTGCTCGCCTGCCAGGCCGCCATGGCCGCCGGCACGCTGTCGGGAGGCTGGCGGATCGTGCGGACCATGGGTCTCAAGATCACCAAGCTGAAGCCCGTCGGCGGCTTCTGCGCGGAGACCGGCGGCGCGATCACGCTCTTCGCCGCGACGGGGCTCGGCATCCCCGTGTCGACGACGCACACCATCACGGGCGCGATCGTCGGCGTCGGCGCGGTCACGAATCTCTCGGCGATCCGCTGGGGCATCGCGGGGCGGATCGTGTGGGCCTGGGTGCTGACGATCCCGGCGTCGGCGTTCATCGCCGGGCTCACCTGGTCGCTGCTGCAACTCGTGTAA
- a CDS encoding class I SAM-dependent methyltransferase, with amino-acid sequence MMGWYAQVVFPRVMEWALGTEACSAERRRVLAEARGEVLEIGFGTGLNLPHYPPSGVTRLTIVDAAQILPERVRDRLARVPFPVTQARLDAERLPFDDRAFDTVVSTWTLCSIPDAVAALREIRRVLRPAGTFLFLEHGLSARPRVARLQRLWNPVQNVIACGCNVDRRIDEVVAASGLVVTSLERFELPGEIPLFSSTYRGTAVAGP; translated from the coding sequence ATGATGGGATGGTACGCGCAGGTCGTGTTTCCCCGCGTGATGGAATGGGCCCTCGGCACCGAGGCGTGCAGCGCCGAGCGGCGCAGGGTGCTCGCGGAGGCGCGCGGCGAAGTGCTCGAGATCGGCTTCGGCACCGGGCTCAACCTGCCCCACTATCCGCCGAGCGGCGTCACGAGGTTGACGATCGTCGATGCCGCCCAGATCCTGCCGGAACGGGTGCGCGACCGTCTCGCTCGGGTTCCCTTCCCCGTCACGCAAGCCCGGCTCGACGCCGAGCGCCTGCCGTTCGACGACCGCGCGTTCGACACGGTGGTGAGCACGTGGACCCTCTGCAGCATTCCGGACGCGGTGGCGGCGCTGCGCGAGATCCGCCGCGTGCTGCGCCCGGCGGGGACGTTCCTCTTCCTCGAACACGGGTTGAGCGCGCGGCCCCGCGTCGCGCGTCTCCAGCGACTATGGAACCCGGTGCAGAACGTGATCGCGTGCGGCTGCAACGTCGATCGCCGGATCGACGAGGTCGTGGCGGCGAGCGGCCTCGTGGTGACGAGCCTCGAGCGGTTCGAGCTGCCGGGGGAGATTCCCCTCTTCTCTTCCACGTACCGCGGCACCGCGGTCGCGGGGCCTTAG
- a CDS encoding PspC domain-containing protein: protein MDDHATKRCAYCAETIRAGAVKCRYCGSVVSGANALTRAWYRVPETKMIAGVCSGLAEQFGVSVTIIRLAFVLGVIVGWGMGLVLYLALWVIMPLRPSGPVEVTAAYRKVE from the coding sequence ATGGATGATCACGCCACCAAGCGTTGTGCCTACTGCGCGGAGACGATCCGCGCCGGGGCCGTCAAGTGTCGCTACTGCGGCAGTGTCGTGAGCGGCGCGAACGCGCTGACGCGCGCCTGGTACCGCGTGCCCGAGACGAAGATGATCGCGGGCGTCTGCTCCGGACTCGCCGAGCAATTCGGTGTCTCGGTGACGATCATCCGGCTCGCCTTCGTGCTCGGGGTGATCGTCGGCTGGGGCATGGGGCTCGTCCTCTACCTCGCCCTCTGGGTGATCATGCCGCTCCGTCCGAGCGGTCCGGTCGAAGTGACCGCGGCGTATCGCAAGGTCGAATGA